A window from Fibrobacter sp. UWB11 encodes these proteins:
- a CDS encoding fibrobacter succinogenes major paralogous domain-containing protein, whose translation MSLMKTLCDGKKSLRGSVAVAAISSALLLAACGGTSAPSDNGLSDSEDIQSSSSSPKVESSSSVILNGDSLEESSSALSSSSWSSEGTIGSCSSSEKEPSSSSSVELNCSALLEGETGWSWNVPKECRFNPDIAYGTMIDSRDGQTYKTVKIGDQTWMAENLNFDPGQGGSGDTKYDWSWCYNDEPKNCAVAGRLYSWAAAIDSVKLATDADNPQDCGYGKECGLALRGTTILVQGICPEGWHLPTRAEWNTLFTAVGEESTAGKFLKSQTGWYNRGNGTDAYGFSALPVGSRKVDGDNVEFLNDGGYAGFWSASQLAANVAYRMYLSYGSDYATLSYDHPNNGFSVRCLKD comes from the coding sequence ATGTCGTTGATGAAAACTTTGTGTGATGGAAAAAAGTCGTTGCGAGGAAGCGTTGCTGTTGCTGCAATCTCTAGTGCGCTCTTGCTTGCGGCTTGTGGCGGTACTAGCGCTCCAAGTGACAATGGATTATCTGATTCCGAAGATATTCAGAGTTCTTCTAGTAGCCCAAAAGTTGAATCATCGTCCAGCGTCATTCTGAATGGCGATAGCCTCGAAGAATCCAGCAGCGCCCTTTCGTCGTCATCCTGGAGTTCCGAAGGAACGATAGGATCCTGTAGTTCCAGTGAAAAAGAGCCTTCTAGCAGTTCATCAGTAGAATTGAACTGTTCGGCTCTTTTGGAAGGCGAAACGGGCTGGAGTTGGAATGTTCCTAAAGAATGTCGCTTCAATCCGGATATTGCCTATGGCACCATGATTGACTCCCGCGACGGACAAACCTACAAGACCGTAAAGATAGGTGACCAGACCTGGATGGCCGAAAACTTGAACTTTGATCCAGGGCAGGGTGGTTCTGGCGATACTAAATATGATTGGTCCTGGTGCTACAATGATGAACCTAAAAACTGTGCCGTGGCGGGGCGTCTTTATTCTTGGGCGGCGGCCATTGATTCGGTGAAACTTGCAACTGATGCCGACAACCCACAGGACTGCGGTTATGGCAAGGAATGCGGCCTCGCTTTGCGCGGCACAACGATCTTAGTTCAGGGTATTTGCCCTGAAGGCTGGCACCTGCCGACGCGTGCTGAATGGAACACTTTGTTTACAGCAGTGGGTGAAGAATCAACTGCTGGCAAGTTCCTCAAGTCGCAGACTGGTTGGTATAATCGTGGTAATGGAACAGATGCGTATGGCTTTTCTGCGCTTCCTGTCGGCAGCAGGAAAGTCGATGGCGACAACGTCGAATTCTTAAACGATGGTGGCTACGCCGGATTCTGGAGTGCCTCGCAGCTCGCTGCCAACGTCGCCTACCGCATGTACTTGAGCTACGGTAGCGATTATGCGACCCTGAGCTACGACCACCCGAACAACGGGTTTTCTGTGCGTTGTCTGAAGGATTAG
- the greA gene encoding transcription elongation factor GreA, with the protein MKHLISKEGFEKFKAEWEHLKYVERPAMINQVQAAAAEGDRSENAAYTYGRMRVREIDRRLRELDRILDGAQIVENAATKDGSIRFGATVKMIDKKTKREKVYSIVGDKEIDPLQGRISMKSPIGEALQGKKAGDTVEVQAPRGKIVYEILEVSY; encoded by the coding sequence ATGAAACACTTGATTTCGAAAGAAGGCTTTGAAAAATTCAAGGCAGAATGGGAACATCTCAAATACGTTGAACGCCCGGCAATGATCAACCAGGTGCAAGCCGCCGCTGCCGAAGGCGACCGCAGCGAAAACGCCGCCTACACGTACGGGCGTATGCGCGTGCGCGAAATTGACCGCCGCTTGCGTGAACTCGACCGCATTTTGGATGGCGCACAGATTGTCGAAAACGCCGCCACCAAGGACGGTTCCATCCGCTTTGGCGCCACAGTCAAGATGATTGACAAGAAGACCAAGCGCGAAAAGGTTTACAGCATCGTCGGAGACAAGGAAATCGACCCGCTCCAGGGCCGCATCAGCATGAAGTCCCCCATCGGCGAAGCCCTGCAAGGCAAAAAAGCCGGCGACACCGTCGAAGTCCAAGCCCCCCGCGGAAAGATCGTTTACGAGATATTAGAGGTTAGTTACTAG
- a CDS encoding TatD family hydrolase: MTNFIDTHCHIDSYERHAGESFDALLERFQTASFTTERSSAKEKAAASKIAQPEAFIHVACDPADFDRARELSEKYPFVYTAYGIHPEYVETETTEDEARMMEFLQHPKCVACGEFGLDYHYGAETKAAQVKLFERHLQLGIESGKPLVLHLREADEDALAVLHTASLHNRNVHVHCFTGTPEFVEQLLQLDANIFVGFTGIVTFNNAQNVRDAAALVPLDQMLLETDAPYMAPVPFRGKPCHSGYIPFIADKLAEIKNVTVEELYHHSRENTKKCYGI, from the coding sequence ATGACCAACTTCATCGATACTCATTGTCATATTGATTCTTACGAGCGCCATGCGGGCGAATCCTTTGACGCACTTTTAGAGCGTTTCCAAACTGCCAGTTTCACAACCGAACGCAGTTCCGCTAAAGAAAAAGCGGCCGCATCCAAAATAGCACAGCCAGAAGCATTCATTCACGTTGCCTGCGACCCAGCAGACTTCGACCGCGCCCGCGAACTCAGCGAAAAATATCCATTCGTCTACACCGCTTACGGCATCCATCCCGAATACGTCGAAACAGAGACCACCGAAGACGAAGCACGAATGATGGAATTTTTGCAGCACCCCAAATGTGTTGCCTGCGGAGAATTCGGTCTCGATTACCATTACGGCGCCGAGACAAAGGCCGCACAAGTCAAACTCTTTGAACGCCATTTGCAACTTGGTATCGAAAGCGGCAAGCCTCTAGTACTCCACCTCCGCGAAGCCGATGAAGACGCCCTCGCCGTGCTCCACACCGCGAGCCTCCACAACCGCAACGTTCACGTTCATTGCTTTACAGGCACGCCCGAATTCGTCGAACAGCTCCTTCAGCTAGACGCAAACATCTTCGTCGGATTCACGGGAATCGTCACGTTCAACAACGCGCAAAATGTCCGAGACGCAGCAGCGCTCGTACCGCTCGACCAGATGCTTTTGGAGACCGACGCCCCTTACATGGCGCCCGTCCCCTTCCGCGGCAAGCCCTGCCACTCCGGCTACATCCCCTTTATCGCCGACAAGCTCGCCGAAATAAAAAACGTGACGGTAGAAGAACTCTACCATCACAGTCGTGAAAACACGAAAAAATGCTATGGAATTTAA
- a CDS encoding bifunctional diguanylate cyclase/phosphodiesterase, with product MRLFDEHVVLRFALLLACFLFAESIPDILNFAEHAYNFIPYFLAIVFLAYVALFYKFPVDSNKMRNDVDIPEPKVVEPIRDLKKDLLEKDEMFQMMIDVSSDGFWTFDVASGKVYWSNRIAKLLASESTTLEDSFEPLKKRVIESDWNAFREQLNAALQNSGTFSCNLTLLDASKKNAKLVISGRVQCSDLGRPIRVIGSLKEAVDSKSAERERYNYVYQDALTGVFNRKYFLEKLKMDVDIAAKRPDYVFAVALLDIDSFGAINASYSINIGDNVLRTIADRLKSIARPDDCVARIGPDVFAVILHNIQSRDPNDDLIPLVRNIHNKVKSPILLEGKDLYISVSMSIVINQDVDCVEDILANANASLRDMKKGINHGGIQFFSGGIREKAMKLYKLEFEIRRAIQAQEFVLMYQPIVDIQAGNRIVGFEALVRWNQSERGIISPAEFIPIAEETGLIVPMGALILRMACRQTKQWVDMGFKDIQVAVNFSAKQFSMDSMVDDVRRVLTETNLNPRNLKLEITEYTAMCEADKTIEIMRALSNMGIQISIDDFGTGYSSLSYLKRYPVHTLKMDKYFVDHVADNEEDASFARMVIGIAKSLNLDLIAEGVETKEQLDFLYREGCHLIQGFYFSKPLNTDMALEYMHEHYNAPIMGSTFETETEAKGVKA from the coding sequence ATGAGATTATTTGATGAACATGTGGTATTGCGCTTTGCGCTGTTGTTGGCGTGTTTCCTGTTTGCAGAATCTATCCCGGATATTCTGAATTTTGCTGAACACGCGTATAATTTTATACCATACTTCTTGGCGATTGTTTTTTTAGCGTATGTCGCCCTATTTTACAAATTCCCAGTAGATAGCAACAAAATGCGAAATGATGTCGATATTCCAGAACCTAAGGTTGTGGAACCGATTCGCGATCTTAAAAAGGATCTTCTTGAAAAAGATGAAATGTTCCAGATGATGATTGATGTGTCGTCGGATGGTTTTTGGACGTTTGATGTGGCGTCGGGGAAGGTCTACTGGTCGAATCGCATCGCAAAGTTGCTTGCTTCCGAAAGTACGACACTCGAAGATTCTTTTGAACCGTTGAAGAAGCGCGTGATTGAAAGTGATTGGAACGCTTTCCGCGAACAGCTGAATGCCGCTTTACAGAACTCTGGAACATTCTCTTGCAATTTGACTTTGCTTGATGCATCTAAGAAAAATGCAAAACTTGTGATTAGCGGACGTGTCCAGTGCAGTGACTTGGGTCGCCCGATTCGCGTTATTGGTTCTTTGAAGGAAGCCGTGGATAGCAAGTCTGCAGAACGCGAACGTTATAATTACGTGTACCAAGATGCGCTTACTGGCGTTTTCAACCGCAAGTATTTCCTTGAAAAGTTAAAGATGGATGTCGATATTGCGGCCAAGCGTCCGGACTATGTTTTTGCAGTTGCGCTTTTGGATATCGATAGCTTTGGTGCCATCAATGCATCTTATTCCATCAATATTGGCGATAATGTGCTCCGTACGATTGCAGATCGCCTAAAATCTATTGCACGCCCGGATGATTGCGTTGCACGTATTGGACCGGACGTTTTTGCGGTTATCTTGCACAATATCCAGAGCCGCGACCCGAATGACGATTTGATACCTCTTGTTCGTAATATTCATAATAAAGTAAAGTCTCCAATTCTTTTGGAAGGCAAGGATCTTTATATTAGCGTTTCGATGTCAATCGTTATAAATCAGGATGTTGATTGTGTCGAAGATATCCTCGCTAATGCAAATGCAAGCCTTCGCGATATGAAGAAAGGCATTAACCACGGCGGAATCCAGTTCTTTAGCGGTGGTATTCGCGAAAAGGCGATGAAGCTTTATAAGCTCGAATTCGAAATTCGCAGAGCTATTCAGGCTCAAGAATTTGTTCTTATGTACCAGCCGATTGTTGATATTCAGGCGGGTAACAGGATCGTGGGATTCGAAGCCCTTGTGCGTTGGAACCAGTCCGAACGTGGTATTATTTCTCCTGCTGAATTTATCCCGATTGCCGAAGAAACAGGCCTTATTGTGCCGATGGGTGCCCTTATTTTGCGCATGGCTTGCCGCCAGACAAAGCAATGGGTCGATATGGGATTCAAGGATATTCAAGTGGCGGTGAACTTCTCGGCAAAGCAGTTCTCGATGGACTCCATGGTTGATGATGTGCGCCGTGTGCTGACGGAGACGAACTTGAATCCGCGCAACTTGAAGCTTGAAATTACTGAATATACGGCGATGTGCGAAGCGGACAAGACGATTGAAATTATGCGAGCCCTTTCGAATATGGGCATCCAGATTTCGATTGACGACTTTGGAACGGGTTACAGTTCACTTTCGTACTTGAAGCGTTATCCGGTGCATACGCTCAAGATGGACAAGTACTTTGTGGATCATGTGGCTGATAACGAAGAAGATGCATCGTTTGCTCGCATGGTGATTGGTATTGCAAAGTCCTTGAACTTGGACCTCATTGCAGAAGGTGTTGAAACCAAGGAACAGTTGGACTTCCTTTATCGTGAAGGATGCCACTTGATTCAGGGATTTTACTTTAGTAAGCCGCTTAATACGGATATGGCGCTAGAGTATATGCATGAACATTACAATGCCCCGATTATGGGCTCGACGTTCGAAACTGAAACAGAAGCTAAAGGCGTTAAGGCCTAA
- a CDS encoding zinc ribbon domain-containing protein has protein sequence MTTQDILKNIREKHNLTQDQMAERIHVTRQAVSRWETGETQPNTEMLKVLSKEFNVSINTLLGAPRQLFCQCCGMPLGDDAMISRETDGSFNEDYCKWCYDGGKFAYTSKDSLLDFLLSHMPNPENTPDAERRKFFDSHLSQLKHWR, from the coding sequence ATGACGACTCAAGATATTTTGAAGAATATTCGCGAAAAACACAACCTCACGCAAGATCAGATGGCAGAACGCATTCACGTGACTCGTCAGGCCGTTAGCCGCTGGGAAACCGGCGAAACGCAGCCGAACACCGAAATGCTCAAGGTTTTATCGAAGGAATTCAACGTTTCAATCAACACGTTGCTCGGTGCACCACGCCAGCTCTTTTGCCAATGCTGCGGTATGCCGCTCGGTGATGATGCGATGATTAGCCGCGAAACGGACGGCAGTTTCAACGAAGATTACTGCAAATGGTGCTATGATGGAGGCAAATTCGCTTACACCAGCAAAGATTCACTGCTCGATTTTCTACTATCGCACATGCCGAACCCCGAAAACACACCCGATGCAGAACGCCGAAAATTCTTCGATTCGCACCTTTCGCAACTGAAGCATTGGAGATAA
- a CDS encoding FdtA/QdtA family cupin domain-containing protein, translating into MEWNEEQLKKPRLIDIPIAHDQRGNLSVVEGGELIPFDIKRLYYLYDVPGGTTRGGHAHRKLRQLIIAASGSFDVILDDGKTRSKYSLNRSYHGLYIPTMHWREIENFSSGAVCMVLASEHYDKSDYIYEYEDFVKEATSRI; encoded by the coding sequence ATGGAATGGAACGAAGAACAGCTTAAAAAACCGCGTTTAATTGATATCCCCATCGCCCACGACCAACGTGGCAACTTGAGCGTTGTCGAAGGCGGCGAGCTGATTCCTTTTGATATCAAGCGGTTGTATTACCTGTACGACGTTCCGGGGGGAACAACCCGCGGGGGCCACGCCCACCGTAAACTCCGCCAGCTAATAATTGCCGCAAGTGGCAGTTTTGACGTGATTCTAGACGATGGCAAGACGCGTTCCAAGTATTCGCTAAATCGTTCATACCACGGACTTTACATTCCAACAATGCACTGGCGCGAAATCGAGAATTTCTCTTCGGGTGCAGTTTGCATGGTACTCGCTTCCGAGCACTACGACAAATCCGATTACATCTATGAGTATGAGGATTTTGTGAAAGAAGCTACTTCTCGTATCTAG
- a CDS encoding GNAT family N-acetyltransferase: MYEILPYSPELDQRFDHFVESESVNGTFLQTRRFLNYHPAGRFDDASFALQKSGTIVAYFPGVVKDGTFVSHAGSTFGGPIISKSYYTGARLFEILQEADQYLTANFKHVTLKITPPLFAEESPDLLEYVLEHLGYTRHTELSSQTSLSKGVDPFENCNRNQRRLWNYAQKFIDALPESEKWEYRAIESDEDIRTFHKFLVISKEKHNTKPVHSAEELIDLKKRIPQNLRFRGLFFKGRYVCGMMQFIFDRTHVLHDQYISPDESFSEFHHTTPMNLFALREAAEEGFEHFSWGISTENGGNFLNEDLLHYKESFGATACVNARYEK; encoded by the coding sequence ATGTACGAAATTTTGCCTTATAGCCCTGAACTAGACCAGCGATTTGACCATTTCGTGGAATCGGAATCGGTGAATGGCACCTTTTTGCAGACAAGGCGTTTTTTGAACTATCATCCCGCTGGCCGTTTTGACGATGCCAGTTTTGCACTTCAAAAAAGTGGAACTATAGTTGCGTATTTTCCGGGCGTTGTCAAGGACGGCACGTTTGTTTCGCATGCGGGCTCGACATTTGGCGGCCCCATTATTTCAAAATCGTATTACACGGGCGCGAGGCTTTTTGAAATCCTTCAAGAAGCGGATCAGTACCTAACGGCCAATTTTAAGCACGTCACGTTAAAGATAACGCCGCCGCTTTTTGCCGAAGAAAGCCCGGACTTGCTCGAATACGTTTTGGAACATTTAGGCTACACGCGCCATACAGAGCTCAGTAGCCAAACTTCGCTTTCGAAAGGTGTCGATCCGTTTGAAAATTGCAACCGCAACCAAAGACGTCTTTGGAATTACGCGCAAAAGTTTATCGATGCGCTCCCGGAATCTGAAAAGTGGGAATATCGCGCTATCGAAAGTGACGAAGACATAAGGACGTTCCACAAGTTCCTTGTGATTTCAAAAGAAAAGCATAATACCAAACCGGTGCATTCCGCTGAAGAACTCATTGACCTTAAAAAGCGAATTCCGCAAAATTTGCGCTTTAGAGGCTTGTTCTTCAAAGGCCGTTATGTTTGCGGCATGATGCAATTCATTTTCGATAGAACTCATGTCTTGCATGATCAATACATTTCACCGGATGAAAGTTTCAGCGAGTTCCATCATACCACGCCCATGAACCTCTTTGCTTTGCGCGAAGCGGCTGAAGAAGGCTTTGAACATTTTTCATGGGGTATTTCGACCGAAAATGGAGGAAACTTCTTGAACGAAGATTTGCTCCATTACAAGGAATCTTTCGGCGCAACCGCTTGCGTGAACGCTAGATACGAGAAGTAG
- a CDS encoding RNA methyltransferase codes for MRKFRVVLVEPEHPHNVGFVARAMHCYALPELYIVYPKRDKVLDKSYHTAANSHDILDNAKVVHKFEDAIGDCSCAVAYSRRIFASSIKHTMVQNLSDMLPEDGTIALVFGRESCGLALEEVNACTYQCEIPVPGLMSLNLGQAVSISLYELCRSGALANGEGRAKRTTRGVAETGPATIQQIDGFKKFLDRYLTGQYHDQAWRDSFLNTLLQRLHPTRNELSALFGLLRNLAGKPARLEHAAEKAAKQAAQNAEQADAPKAENSKKSK; via the coding sequence ATGCGTAAATTTAGAGTAGTACTTGTTGAACCGGAACACCCGCACAATGTGGGTTTTGTCGCACGAGCCATGCATTGCTATGCATTGCCGGAACTTTATATTGTCTATCCGAAGCGCGACAAAGTCTTGGACAAATCTTACCATACGGCCGCCAATAGCCATGATATTCTGGATAACGCAAAAGTAGTCCACAAGTTCGAAGATGCCATTGGCGATTGCTCTTGCGCTGTTGCTTATAGCCGCCGCATTTTTGCAAGCTCCATCAAGCATACGATGGTGCAGAACTTGTCTGATATGCTTCCGGAAGATGGAACGATTGCACTCGTGTTCGGTCGTGAATCTTGCGGGCTTGCGCTTGAAGAAGTGAATGCTTGCACGTACCAGTGCGAAATTCCGGTGCCGGGACTCATGAGTTTGAATCTTGGACAGGCGGTCTCGATTAGCTTGTACGAGCTTTGCCGTTCCGGGGCACTCGCGAACGGCGAGGGCCGCGCGAAGCGCACAACGCGAGGCGTTGCCGAAACGGGTCCTGCAACCATTCAGCAGATTGACGGCTTCAAGAAGTTCCTCGACCGCTATCTCACGGGCCAGTATCATGATCAGGCTTGGCGCGATAGCTTCCTCAACACGCTCTTGCAGCGCTTGCACCCGACGCGTAACGAACTTTCTGCATTGTTCGGCTTGCTCCGCAATTTGGCAGGCAAGCCCGCTCGCTTGGAACATGCTGCTGAAAAGGCTGCAAAGCAGGCCGCGCAGAATGCAGAACAGGCTGATGCGCCGAAAGCTGAAAACTCTAAGAAGTCCAAGTAG
- a CDS encoding four helix bundle protein translates to MSNFKNLLVWQKAIELTVDVYSLTKSFPKEEMYGLVSQIRRCAVSVPSNIAEGQARKYHQQFAHFLSIAQGSLAELETQMIISKKLGYIVDELSELLEKIHSIGKMLTKLKQNITNDQ, encoded by the coding sequence ATGAGCAACTTTAAAAATTTACTTGTTTGGCAAAAGGCTATTGAATTAACAGTAGATGTTTATTCATTGACAAAATCATTTCCTAAAGAAGAAATGTATGGACTAGTTTCACAGATAAGACGATGTGCTGTTTCTGTACCTAGTAATATAGCTGAGGGTCAAGCTAGAAAGTATCACCAGCAATTTGCTCATTTTTTATCAATTGCTCAAGGATCTTTGGCGGAATTAGAGACTCAAATGATTATATCTAAGAAGCTAGGTTATATTGTTGACGAATTAAGTGAGCTGCTTGAAAAAATTCATTCAATAGGCAAAATGCTTACAAAGCTCAAACAAAATATAACCAATGACCAATAA
- a CDS encoding sugar phosphate nucleotidyltransferase has product MTRADDKLNVLILAAGLGTRLRPLTSEIPKPLVRVYDKSILEIQMERAKSLGDVRLHANAHYLADQIVSEGERLGFEKVWVETPEILGTAGPLRRIYAAGYRGGLLIMNGDAYCNFDLGAFVRNARAAYEAGKADGSNHCEAALLAVDFPKVNTFRVGADGCLAGVAGRFGADTGTAATFSGISWYSDEALSRIRDGEFDIREFWKQEIAAGRAPFVDMSQLHATWIDMGSPEGLMAAVEARLAECGRDKNEAVVEPGVVIPDGVKIAHSVIFKGAEIQPGETIENEIRGKGFKWVVSGQ; this is encoded by the coding sequence ATGACGCGAGCTGATGATAAATTGAATGTGTTGATTTTAGCGGCGGGGCTTGGCACAAGGCTGAGACCTTTGACGTCGGAAATCCCGAAGCCGTTGGTTCGCGTTTATGACAAGAGCATTCTCGAAATCCAGATGGAGCGGGCGAAGTCGCTTGGCGATGTTCGCTTGCACGCGAATGCGCATTATCTGGCCGACCAGATTGTAAGTGAAGGCGAACGCCTTGGCTTCGAAAAAGTCTGGGTCGAAACGCCAGAAATCCTCGGGACTGCAGGCCCGTTGCGCCGGATTTATGCGGCGGGGTATCGCGGTGGTCTCTTGATTATGAATGGCGACGCGTACTGCAATTTTGACTTGGGTGCGTTTGTGCGGAATGCACGAGCTGCATACGAGGCGGGGAAGGCTGATGGCTCGAACCACTGTGAGGCGGCGCTCCTGGCGGTCGATTTTCCGAAGGTGAATACGTTCCGCGTGGGTGCTGATGGTTGCCTTGCAGGCGTTGCCGGGCGTTTCGGTGCCGATACAGGAACGGCAGCGACATTCTCTGGAATTTCGTGGTATAGCGATGAGGCTTTGTCTCGGATTCGCGATGGCGAGTTCGATATCCGTGAATTTTGGAAACAGGAAATTGCTGCAGGCCGTGCGCCGTTTGTCGACATGTCGCAGTTGCATGCTACGTGGATTGATATGGGTTCGCCCGAAGGTCTCATGGCTGCTGTGGAAGCGCGCTTGGCGGAATGTGGCCGCGACAAGAATGAAGCGGTTGTGGAACCTGGAGTTGTAATTCCAGACGGTGTGAAAATCGCTCATTCTGTGATTTTTAAAGGTGCCGAAATTCAACCTGGCGAGACCATCGAAAACGAAATCCGCGGAAAAGGATTTAAGTGGGTAGTCAGTGGTCAATAG
- the fabZ gene encoding 3-hydroxyacyl-ACP dehydratase FabZ — protein sequence MLYNEEQVHALLPQKAPFAFVDEIQEITEGDQSSIVAVWHVTGKEKFFDGHFPNNPVLPGVIQIESMAQAATLLTMIAKKADVEGKRPAFMGVENCRFRAPVIPPQDLTLKATLVMARHGIYKYTGEIWQGETLICNASFSAAMV from the coding sequence ATGCTTTACAATGAAGAACAAGTACATGCCCTCCTCCCTCAGAAGGCTCCGTTTGCTTTCGTGGACGAAATTCAGGAAATCACCGAAGGTGACCAATCGTCTATCGTTGCTGTTTGGCACGTGACGGGCAAGGAAAAGTTCTTTGATGGACATTTCCCGAACAATCCGGTGCTTCCGGGCGTGATTCAGATTGAATCCATGGCTCAGGCTGCAACGCTTTTGACGATGATCGCGAAGAAGGCCGATGTCGAAGGCAAGCGCCCGGCATTCATGGGTGTCGAAAACTGCCGTTTCCGCGCTCCGGTGATTCCGCCGCAGGACTTGACGCTCAAGGCTACGCTTGTGATGGCTCGTCATGGCATCTACAAGTACACTGGCGAAATCTGGCAGGGCGAAACGCTTATCTGCAACGCCTCCTTTAGCGCTGCAATGGTCTAA
- a CDS encoding UDP-3-O-acyl-N-acetylglucosamine deacetylase codes for MKKDSRKFSHECEFNSASLSYGKANVKIEVQEYNPQLEPRVEWRVGGHPFYSTDCVKCFADLKFSVARTAIYESGESTNALKLASPEHLAPVFLMWPSRRFVVDVSCNEKSDNGFAAEIPLMDGSALPFFLALRRNVGVPEELAFYDAPVHAEWDLFRTDRHDSKPYGSVKITPSETFEVEYVLERNDGVCNFTSAASVSIYSAEHLYNVFAARTFILKNEFDEARKAGLLGGVDESCGLLLDDSAAANASFRVAEEPARHKILDLLGDLCFAKPALPKVRLEIINGGHLSHRTILEKVLPYALQ; via the coding sequence ATGAAAAAAGATTCTCGTAAATTTTCGCATGAATGCGAATTTAATTCTGCGTCTCTGTCTTACGGCAAGGCGAACGTAAAAATTGAAGTCCAGGAGTACAATCCGCAACTGGAGCCTCGCGTCGAATGGCGCGTGGGCGGTCATCCTTTTTACAGTACCGATTGCGTGAAGTGCTTTGCTGATTTGAAGTTCAGCGTGGCCCGTACCGCAATTTATGAATCGGGCGAAAGTACAAATGCGTTGAAACTTGCGTCTCCGGAACACCTTGCACCTGTTTTTTTGATGTGGCCGTCTCGCCGCTTTGTGGTGGATGTCTCTTGCAATGAAAAAAGTGACAACGGTTTTGCGGCAGAAATTCCTTTGATGGATGGTAGTGCGCTTCCGTTCTTTTTGGCGCTCCGCCGAAATGTGGGCGTTCCCGAAGAACTTGCGTTTTACGATGCTCCGGTGCATGCTGAATGGGATTTGTTCCGCACGGATCGCCATGATTCCAAACCTTACGGTTCCGTGAAAATTACACCGAGCGAAACGTTCGAAGTGGAATACGTTTTAGAGCGTAACGATGGCGTGTGCAATTTTACGTCTGCGGCAAGCGTTTCGATTTATTCAGCAGAGCATTTGTACAATGTCTTTGCTGCGAGAACTTTTATTTTAAAAAACGAATTTGACGAAGCCCGCAAAGCAGGGTTGCTTGGCGGGGTGGATGAATCCTGTGGGCTCTTGCTCGACGATTCTGCGGCGGCGAATGCCTCGTTTAGAGTTGCCGAAGAACCTGCTCGTCATAAAATCCTCGACTTGTTGGGAGACCTTTGCTTTGCAAAACCCGCACTCCCGAAAGTTCGTCTGGAAATCATTAACGGTGGTCATTTGAGCCACAGAACAATCTTAGAAAAGGTATTGCCCTATGCTTTACAATGA